TCAAAACTAAACAAACAAGTAACAGTCAACGTTTTATCAGTCCACAAGGACTGCATTATCCTTAGAAAGGAGGTGATCCAGCCGCACCTTCCGATACGGCTACCTTGTTACGACTTCACCCCAATCATCTGTCCCACCTTAGGCGGCTGGCTCCTTGCGGTTACCCCACCGACTTCGGGTGTTACAAACTCTCGTGGTGTGACGGGCGGTGTGTACAAGGCCCGGGAACGTATTCACCGCGGCATGCTGATCCGCGATTACTAGCGATTCCGGCTTCATGTAGGCGAGTTGCAGCCTACAATCCGAACTGAGAATGGTTTTATGGGATTGGCTAAACCTCGCGGTCTCGCAGCCCTTTGTACCATCCATTGTAGCACGTGTGTAGCCCAGGTCATAAGGGGCATGATGATTTGACGTCATCCCCACCTTCCTCCGGTTTGTCACCGGCAGTCACCTTAGAGTGCCCAACTGAATGCTGGCAACTAAGATCAAGGGTTGCGCTCGTTGCGGGACTTAACCCAACATCTCACGACACGAGCTGACGACAACCATGCACCACCTGTCACTCTGTCCCCCGAAGGGGAACGTCCTATCTCTAGGAGTGTCAGAGGATGTCAAGACCTGGTAAGGTTCTTCGCGTTGCTTCGAATTAAACCACATGCTCCACCGCTTGTGCGGGCCCCCGTCAATTCCTTTGAGTTTCAGCCTTGCGGCCGTACTCCCCAGGCGGAGTGCTTAATGCGTTAGCTGCAGCACTAAAGGGCGGAAACCCTCTAACACTTAGCACTCATCGTTTACGGCGTGGACTACCAGGGTATCTAATCCTGTTTGCTCCCCACGCTTTCGCGCCTCAGCGTCAGTTACAGACCAGAAAGCCGCCTTCGCCACTGGTGTTCCTCCACATCTCTACGCATTTCACCGCTACACGTGGAATTCCGCTTTCCTCTTCTGTACTCAAGTCCCCCAGTTTCCAATGACCCTCCACGGTTGAGCCGTGGGCTTTCACATCAGACTTAAAGGACCGCCTGCGCGCGCTTTACGCCCAATAATTCCGGACAACGCTTGCCACCTACGTATTACCGCGGCTGCTGGCACGTAGTTAGCCGTGGCTTTCTGGTTAGGTACCGTCAAGGTACCGGCAGTTACTCCGATACTTGTTCTTCCCTAACAACAGAGCTTTACGACCCGAAGGCCTTCATCGCTCACGCGGCGTTGCTCCGTCAGACTTTCGTCCATTGCGGAAGATTCCCTACTGCTGCCTCCCGTAGGAGTCTGGGCCGTGTCTCAGTCCCAGTGTGGCCGATCACCCTCTCAGGTCGGCTACGCATCGTCGCCTTGGTGAGCCGTTACCTCACCAACTAGCTAATGCGCCGCGGGCCCATCTGTAAGTGTCAGCGTAAACCGACTTTCAGCTTTTCCTCATGAGAGGAAAAGGATTATCCGGTATTAGCTCCGGTTTCCCGAAGTTATCCCAGTCTTACAGGCAGGTTGCCCACGTGTTACTCACCCGTCCGCCGCTAACCAAAAGGTGCAAGCACCTTAAGATTCGCTCGACTTGCATGTATTAGGCACGCCGCCAGCGTTCGTCCTGAGCCAGGATCAAACTCTCCAAGAAAGTTGATTTAGCTCATTTGTTACGTTGGCTTAGCTTTTTAATAAAAGCTAAAAAAAATGTTTGTTGACGTTCTTGTTTGTTTAGTTTTCAAAGATCAATTTTACTCAATCGCTCGTAAGCGACTTTATTAATATATCATCTATTAAAATGAATGTCAACGTTTATTTGTTCATTATTATATTAAAATGAACTCTCAATGCCGACTCAAATGAGTATACCAGTATTAATGATATCAATCAAGAGAAAGTTAGCGATTATATAAATAAAATTGAAAAAGGAGCACCTAAGTATGTGCTCCTTTCCATTTACTTATTCTTCTGTAGTCGTATCAGAATCAACATCTTCAGAGTCTAACTCAATTTCTGCGTTATCTTCTTCCGTTCCGCCGATTACCTCTGCACCTTCTATTACTTCAGTATCATCGGATTCAGTTTCTTCCGAAGCCTCTTCTTTTTCTACTTTAGCAACAGTTGCTACATAGTCATGTTCATCGCCTTTAATACTAATTAATTTTACACCTTGAGTGTTTCGTCCCATAGTCGAAATGCCAGCAACATCAATACGAATAAGGACTCCACCAGTAGTAATTAACATCAAGTCTTCTTCACCTGTTACAGCCCTTACAGAAACTAATGAGCCATTCTTTTCGGTAACATGACAAGTTTTAATACCTTTACCGCCTCTGCCTTGAATTCGATACTCCTCTGCTGGTGTACGTTTTCCATATCCGTTCTTAGTTACGATAAGGACGCTGCTATTTTCCTCAAGCACTTCCATACCAACTACCTCATCATCCGAATCTAAGGTGATTCCTTTTACCCCAGTTGCGGTTCTTCCCATAGAGCGAACATCGGTTTCAGGGAAACGGATTAGCATACCCTTTTTCGTTCCAATGATCATATGTTTTGTTCCATCTGTTAAGCGAACAGAAATCAGTTCATCACCTTCACGAAGATTTAACGCAATTAAGCCATTATTACGAATATGTGCAAATGATGTTAATGGAGAACGCTTAGAGATACCTTCTTTTGTCGTAAAGAATAAGTACCAATCATCCACAAATTCCTCAATTGGAATAATGGCATTAACCCATTCTCCTTTTTCAATTCCAAGAAGGTTAATGATTGGCAGCCCTTTTGCTGTACGGCTGTATTCAGGGATTTCATATCCCTTTGAACGATAAACCTTACCTTTATTTGTAAAGAAGAGAATTGTATCATGAGTAGATGTCGTGATTAAATGCTCCACGAAGTCATCCTCATTGGTACCCATCCCTTGTATACCGCGACCGCCTCTTTTTTGTGCGCGGTACGTTGAAACAGGCAGACGTTTAATATAGCCATTATGTGTTAACGTAATAACAATATTTTCACGTGGGATGAGATCTTCATCTTCTATATTTTCAATTCCGCCTGTTACGATTTCCGTACGGCGATTATCATTAAATCGCTCTTTGAGCTCTAGTAATTCTTCACGTATGATTTCAAGAACCTTTTCTTCATCAGCTAGTATTGCTTTTAATTCCGCGATTAGCTTAACAAGACTTTGGTACTCTTCCTCAATTTTCTCCCTTTCTAAACCAGTTAAACGCTGTAAACGCATGTCAAGTATCGCTTGTGCTTGTTTTTCAGAGAGGTTAAATTGCGTCATTAATCCTTCGCGCGCAATATCTGTTGTCTGAGAGCTTCTAATTAAGCTAATGACAGCATCGAGATTATCCAAGGCAATTCTTAAACCATCTAATATATGAGCCCTTGCTTCTGCCTTTCGCAGCTCAAATTCTGTTCGTCTGCGAATAACGACAATTTGATGGTCTAAATAATGGACTAAACATTGTTTTAAATTTAATACCTTGGGATGTCCATTTACTAGGGCTAGTGTATTAATACCAAAGCTAGTTTGAAGAGACGTTTGTTTATATAAGTTATTTAGTAGGACATTTGCATTTGCGTCTTTACGAACCTCAATAACAATACGCATTCCATTGCGGTCAGATTCATCACGTAAATCAGTAATGCCTTCTATTTTTTTATCACGATGCAATTCTGCGATTCGTTCAACTAATTTCGCTTTGTTTACTTGGTATGGTAATTCGTTAATAATAATAACTTCTTTACCATTTGATTTTTGTTCAATCTCAACTTTTCCGCGTATGGTGATTGACCCTCTACCTGTTTCGTATGCTTTACGAATACCGCTTCGGCCAATAATGATTCCTCCGGTTGGAAAGTCCGGGCCAGGAATGACCTCCATTAATTCTTGGATAGTGATCTCTGGGTCACGAGTAACAGCTAATACGCCATCAATCACTTCACCTAGCTGGTGTGGTGGAATATTTGTAGCCATACCAACAGCAATACCCATAGAACCATTGACTAATAGATTAGGGAATCTTGCTGGTAGAACAGAAGGCTCTCTTTCTTCACCATCATAGTTGTCCTGGAAATCGATTGTGTCTTTGTTAATATCCCTAAGTAGTTCCATAGAGATTTTGGACATTCT
This genomic stretch from Neobacillus niacini harbors:
- the gyrA gene encoding DNA gyrase subunit A is translated as MAETPNSQVKDINISQEMKTSFLDYAMSVIVSRALPDVRDGLKPVHRRILYAMHDLGIHADKPYKKSARIVGDVIGKYHPHGDSAVYETMVRMAQDFNYRYMLVDGHGNFGSVDGDSAAAMRYTESRMSKISMELLRDINKDTIDFQDNYDGEEREPSVLPARFPNLLVNGSMGIAVGMATNIPPHQLGEVIDGVLAVTRDPEITIQELMEVIPGPDFPTGGIIIGRSGIRKAYETGRGSITIRGKVEIEQKSNGKEVIIINELPYQVNKAKLVERIAELHRDKKIEGITDLRDESDRNGMRIVIEVRKDANANVLLNNLYKQTSLQTSFGINTLALVNGHPKVLNLKQCLVHYLDHQIVVIRRRTEFELRKAEARAHILDGLRIALDNLDAVISLIRSSQTTDIAREGLMTQFNLSEKQAQAILDMRLQRLTGLEREKIEEEYQSLVKLIAELKAILADEEKVLEIIREELLELKERFNDNRRTEIVTGGIENIEDEDLIPRENIVITLTHNGYIKRLPVSTYRAQKRGGRGIQGMGTNEDDFVEHLITTSTHDTILFFTNKGKVYRSKGYEIPEYSRTAKGLPIINLLGIEKGEWVNAIIPIEEFVDDWYLFFTTKEGISKRSPLTSFAHIRNNGLIALNLREGDELISVRLTDGTKHMIIGTKKGMLIRFPETDVRSMGRTATGVKGITLDSDDEVVGMEVLEENSSVLIVTKNGYGKRTPAEEYRIQGRGGKGIKTCHVTEKNGSLVSVRAVTGEEDLMLITTGGVLIRIDVAGISTMGRNTQGVKLISIKGDEHDYVATVAKVEKEEASEETESDDTEVIEGAEVIGGTEEDNAEIELDSEDVDSDTTTEE